The following coding sequences are from one Lolium rigidum isolate FL_2022 chromosome 6, APGP_CSIRO_Lrig_0.1, whole genome shotgun sequence window:
- the LOC124659342 gene encoding acidic endochitinase-like: MASRGFTTFQLTASLLVALLATCHAGSIAIYWGQNDGEASLAKTCASGNYEFVILAFLPKFGKGQTPQLDFASHCDPSSGGCRSQSKDITSCQNRGVKVLLSIGGADGSYGLSSPGDASQVAMYLWNNFLGGTSSSRPLGDAILDGIDFDIEIGGAKFWNNLATDLKKLGKNGGKTVLLSAAPQCPFPDEWDGGAISTGLFDYVWVQFYNNQECQFDAGRAAFMDAWNKWVSVPAGKIFLGLPASSSKDAAGTGFIPADELTSRVLPLIKGSPKYGGVMLWSKYYDDRSGYSSAIKSYV, encoded by the coding sequence ATGGCAAGCCGAGGTTTCACTACCTTTCAGCTCACTGCCTCCCTCCTCGTGGCACTTCTTGCCACATGCCACGCAGGCAGCATCGCCATCTACTGGGGCCAGAATGACGGTGAGGCGTCGCTTGCGAAAACATGTGCATCTGGAAACTACGAGTTCGTCATTCTTGCTTTCCTCCCCAAGTTCGGCAAGGGACAGACACCGCAGCTGGACTTTGCAAGCCACTGTGACCCATCATCTGGTGGCTGCAGAAGCCAGAGCAAGGACATCACCTCATGCCAGAACCGTGGCGTGAAGGTTCTTCTTTCCATCGGCGGCGCGGATGGAAGCTACGGCCTCTCCTCCCCCGGTGACGCCAGCCAGGTTGCCATGTACCTATGGAACAACTTCTTGGGCGGCACATCCTCGTCCCGCCCCCTTGGCGATGCCATACTCGATGGCATCGACTTTGACATCGAGATCGGCGGTGCTAAATTCTGGAACAACCTTGCTacggacctcaagaaattgggtaAGAACGGTGGGAAGACAGTCCTGCTGAGCGCGGCACCGCAATGCCCCTTCCCTGATGAATGGGACGGCGGCGCAATCAGCACTGGATTGTTTGATTATGTCTGGGTGCAGTTCTACAACAACCAGGAGTGTCAGTTCGACGCGGGGCGTGCTGCCTTCATGGATGCGTGGAATAAGTGGGTGTCGGTGCCAGCAGGTAAGATCTTTTTGGGACTGCCAGCTTCTAGCTCCAAAGACGCGGCGGGCACGGGATTCATCCCTGCCGATGAGCTCACGTCACGTGTGTTGCCGCTCATCAAGGGCTCGCCCAAGTACGGTGGCGTCATGTTGTGGTCTAAGTACTACGACGATCGTAGTGGATACAGCTCTGCCATCAAGAGCTACGTGTGA